A stretch of DNA from Vidua chalybeata isolate OUT-0048 chromosome 3, bVidCha1 merged haplotype, whole genome shotgun sequence:
GGCTCTCCTTTCTATACTAGGAACGTAAGCTCTTTGTTGTGCTTTTCAAAGttctctgctccctccttttctccctaGCTGTTGTCTCTTGCTCAGTccccaaaaaagaaatttcttttctctcagaaaaGATCAATTCCTGTCCCTCCCCATGATTGCAAAGCTGGGCTTACTTGCTTACTTATGTGTATTGCTTATGTGTTTTTCAAACTGACATCTCTGTGTGTTCTCCCCATGTTGCCTCTCAGGCTTCAAAGCCAGCCCTCCAGTAACATTCACAATGCTTTCTCCCTACTTCTTAACACCTTGCAATGGTATCCACAAATGCTTGAGGAGGGCAAATGCTTCTGAgcatttggtttggttttgaataTTAAACAGACTATAGTGTCATCTTGATTGTTTATTTGTGcatttctttatctcttttcaCCTGCTTATCTCTTTTTGGTAAGTTCTGCTTTTTTGCACCAACCCAGAGCTCCTGCTTGTGGCCCTTCAGTAAGACAGCCTGTTAGTAAGAGCTTGCGTGTGTTTGTCACAGTATTTAAAGAAAGTACTGCAATAAATGGGCTATTAAGTTATTAATGTATCTGTTTTACCTTCTACAGAAGCCCCTTGTGCTACTCCACTGATCTGTAGTTTTGGGAGGCCGGTGGACCTGGAGAAGGATGACTACCAGAAGGTTATATGCAACAACGAGCACTGTCCCTACAGCACTTGGATGCACCTTCAGTGCTTCTATGAGTGGGAAAGCAGCATCCTTGTCCAGTTCAATTGCAttggcagagccaggagttggaaTGAAAAGCAGTGTCGCCAAAACATGTGGACCAAGAAGGGATACGACCTGGCTTTTCGGTTTTGCTCCTGTCGGTGTGGGCAGGGTCATTTAAAGAAGGACACAGACTGGTACCAGGTGAAGCGAATGCAGGATgacaagaagaagaaatcagTGTTGGAGAAGAGTACGGGAAGGTCCATGACGGAGTCAGCAGAGGAGGCCAAAAAAGGCAGGCCAGCTAATAAGCCGCAGAAAGGCTTGAGTAATGACCTCCAGCGAAGGCACTCTATGGACAGgcagaactcccaggagaaggGTGTCATGGGTGGCAGCTACGCCGTTCGCTCGCCTTGCGTCTCTCCTGGCCAGTCCCCACCCACCGGCTACTCTATCCTCGCCCCCACGCATTTCAGCGGCCCTCGTTCCTCGCGATACTTGGGAGAGTTTTTGAAGAATGCCATTCACCTGGAGCCCCATAAGAAGAACATGGCTGGTGGGGGCATGTTCAGGAATGCACATTTTGATTACGGGGCAGCTGGCTTGCAAGCACATAGATCAGGACACTTTGATACCCCAGTGCAATTTCTGAGAAGGCTCGATCTATCTGAGTTGCTCACTCACATCCCCAGGCATAAATTGAATACTTTCCATGTGCGAATGGAAGACGATGCCCAGGTGGGCCAAGGGGAGGATCTTCGGAAGTTCATCCTTGCTGCTCTCAGTGCCAGCCACAGGAATGTTGTAAACTGtgctctgtgccacagggcGCTGCCAGTGTTTGAACAGTTTCCGCTGGTGGATGGGACCCTGTTCCTTAGCCCATCAAGACATGATGAAATTGAATATGATGTTCCCTGTCACCTTCAAGGTACAGGTTGTCTGTCAGTCATACTAGGTTTCATTAAATGATGGAACTGCCttctgtgccctgtccctgccattACAGATTTTCATCCTGGTTCCGCATTTTTAAGCAGTTCTGTAAAGCTTGAAGTAATGTCCAAAATATTCATGTGGATCAGACTGAAACACTtagaagaaattacaaaaagatGCCGTATAGAAAGATCCATGCCTTGTGTTTGGGTTTAGAACTAAACAAGTTCTGATCCGATTTCTAGGTAGACCATGAGAAGCTTTTCCAGCCAGTCTGTTCTGGAGCTTATGCATGCTCATTTATCTCTTGGGAACTTTATTCCAAGATGTAGATCAACCTTTTAAACAACCTTTTCAATTTAAgcatgctgtgctgcagcctgggtgAAAGTTGTATTTGTTCCTCTGATGAGGGTGAGGTACCTCTCATCTGCTTTCAGACTAGAGAGtatcagttttgttttataGCAAAGTATTATTTCTTAAATACAGAAAAGGCTGTAGTCTGGCTTGTGTAAACATAGGCCTGGAGAGGTTGGATGTAGTAAGAATAAGCTTTTAATATGTTGTGTTAAAGCAGCAGTGTAGCAGTGAAGGTTTTAGACTTCCAAACTTACACATGCTTGAGCTGTGTCTTGATTATGTCCTAGCTCTCAGATGAGTTGAGACCATAGcatgtgtttcttttttccctcttagaGAAACAAATGGATGTGGGCCAGCATGAGCTTCAGCTCTTCCTGAAAGCTGTGGCCCAGACTTAAGAGAGCAGGGTGGTACATGGCTGGATGtgcctgtcctgcagcctgCTGGCAGCCGGCATGCCTAAAATAAGTCAGAGAAAGTATTCTGAGTCTGGTGGCCAAAAGCATAGAATTATATGTTGAAAAGTGTATTGGTAAGGGATTAACCAGAGGTATTTTAGCATTAAAGTTTCTCACCTTTCAATAAAATACATTGTATCCCATGCATGGTCATAATATGTGTTATGTAACATACCTTTGCTTagtaaattttgtatttttttttttcttttcttaaatcaCTATGCACTAAGTCACTAAACTGTATTCATGCTAACATTATTGTTTCTGTCTTGCCTAATGTACttgaaggagaaaaacc
This window harbors:
- the HECA gene encoding headcase protein homolog; the encoded protein is MPNQKGGKGKKNKRANSSGDEQENGAAAGGGAAAAAGGGTAGGGGAGAAAAGGGGGAGGGAGGAAAAGGSAPGDVKSEAPCATPLICSFGRPVDLEKDDYQKVICNNEHCPYSTWMHLQCFYEWESSILVQFNCIGRARSWNEKQCRQNMWTKKGYDLAFRFCSCRCGQGHLKKDTDWYQVKRMQDDKKKKSVLEKSTGRSMTESAEEAKKGRPANKPQKGLSNDLQRRHSMDRQNSQEKGVMGGSYAVRSPCVSPGQSPPTGYSILAPTHFSGPRSSRYLGEFLKNAIHLEPHKKNMAGGGMFRNAHFDYGAAGLQAHRSGHFDTPVQFLRRLDLSELLTHIPRHKLNTFHVRMEDDAQVGQGEDLRKFILAALSASHRNVVNCALCHRALPVFEQFPLVDGTLFLSPSRHDEIEYDVPCHLQGRLMHLYAVCVDCLEGVHKIICIKCKSRWDGSWHQLGTMYTYDILAASPCCQARLNCKHCGKPVIDVRIGMQYFSEYSNVQQCPHCGNLDYHFVKPFSSFKVLEAY